In a single window of the Osmerus eperlanus chromosome 4, fOsmEpe2.1, whole genome shotgun sequence genome:
- the mgll gene encoding monoglyceride lipase encodes MATSSLRLPCIDVCEYLMFPRAVTFFTQQSVAELQVGSEQQANESVSQLHRRFRTDWVLGASPMPEPGSPRRSPQGVPYTDLKHIVNADGQHLFCRYWEPEGPPRALVFVAHGAGEHCGPYDEIAQTLKDQSLLVFAHDHVGHGQSEGDRMNIKDFQVFVRDSLQHVDLMKARHPDLPVFIVGHSMGGAISILTACERPSDFAGVVLIAPMVQMNPDSATPFKVFLAKVLNHMLPSLSLGSIDSKWVSRDQKQVEAYDADELNFHGGMRVSFGMQLMGAAARIERHIPDITWPFLLLHGNADKLCDIRGSRMMYEKAQSPDKELKVYEGGYHALHHDLPEVATSVLKETTSWILQHIPAPPPQGS; translated from the exons ATGGCAACCTCGAGCCTCCGCCTTCCCTGCATCgatgtgtgtgagtatttgaTGTTTCCCCGAGCGGTTACATTCTTTACCCAACAGTCGGTCGCGGAGCTTCAAGTAGGGAGCGAACAGCAGGCAAACGAGAGTGTGTCACAACTTCACAGACGTTTCAGGACAG ATTGGGTTCTCGGTGCCTCTCCCATGCCTGAGCCAGGATCGCCACGGCGGAGTCCGCAAGGTGTCCCCTACACCGACCTAAAGCATATCGTCAACGCCGACGGACAGCACTTGTTTTGCCGCTACTGGGAGCCGGAGGGCCCGCCAAG ggcTCTGGTCTTCGTGGCTCATGGCGCAGGAGAGCATTGTGGGCCGTATGATGAGATCGCTCAAACCCTGAAGGACCAATCCCTGCTGGTGTTCGCTCATGACCATG tCGGTCATGGCCAGAGTGAGGGTGACAGGATGAACATAAAGGACTTCCAGGTGTTCGTTAGAGACTCCCTGCAGCACGTCGACCTGATGAAGGCTCGCCACCCCGACCTGCCTGTCTTCATCGTGGGACACTCCATG ggAGGAGCCATCTCCATTCTGACGGCGTGCGAGCGGCCTAGCGACTTTGCGGGCGTGGTTCTGATCGCCCCCATGGTCCAGATGAACCCGGACTCGGCCACGCCCTTCAAAGTGTTCCTGGCCAAAGTTCTGAACCACATGCTACCCAGCCTGTCTCTGGGCAGCATAGACTCAAAGTGGGTCTCACGGGACCAGaaacag GTGGAGGCGTATGATGCTGACGAGCTGAACTTCCATGGCGGGATGCGCGTGTCGTTCGGGATGCAGCTGATGGGTGCAGCCGCTCGCATCGAGAGACACATACCCGACATCACCTGGCCCTTCCTGCTTCTCCACGGCAACGCTGACAAGCTGTGTGACATCCGAGGGTCCCGGATGATGTACGAGAAGGCCCAGAGCCCTGACAAGGAACTCAAG GTGTATGAGGGAGGGTACCACGCCCTCCACCATGATCTCCCTGAGGTGGCCACCTCCGTGCTGAAGGAGACAACTTCCTGGATCCTCCAACACATCCCTGCCCCCCCGCCTCAGGGCTCCTAg
- the LOC134018419 gene encoding solute carrier family 26 member 6-like isoform X2 has protein sequence MEARRRVGYQVDREVLNEEIVEDLAEKSDVTVPFSQKVRESMRCSGPRVKSCVLGSVPVLSWLPRYSLRDNAIGDLVSGISVGIMHLPQGMAYALLAAVPPVFGLYSSFYPILIYFLFGTSKHISVGTYAVMSVMIGGVTERLAPDSDFMVWSNVTNDSMVDVLGRDAERVKVAAAVTFLSGLFQILLGLVQFGFVVTYLSEPLVRGYTTAAAIHVIVSQLKYTFGISPGRYSGPLALIWTVFDLCSLLPETNIGTLVVSIVTIISLILAKELNTYLGPKLPVPIPVELLGIIIATVVSWQVNLKEKYGVQVVGVIPSGLQPPVLPTASLFGQVIGDAFALAVVGYGIAISLGRIFALKYGYKVDSNQELIALGLSNTVGGVFQCFAISCSMSRTMVQESTGGKTQVASALSAMVILVITLWIGSLFEELPKAVLAAIIYVNLQGMMKQFMDIPMLWRSNRVDMMVWVATLVLTVLLNPDIGLAASIAFSILTVIFRTQLPKYSLLGQVPETDIYRPVDEFNQVKEVPGIVIFRSSATLYFANAEMYMDALAEKTGIDITRMLSIKQKQEAKRLRKEKKEAKKAKKAAKKNAQHLGAPEHPEREDTEDDMEHKDVATVETGEHPDSSIPEAIILDLSPVNFLDTVGVKTLRNIRKDYSEIGIHVVLSGCQTGVVGNLEAGGYFNEKVTKACLFSSIHDAVLHCQSCKANTGPVDEEMAATHF, from the exons ATGGAGGCCAGGAGGCGTGTGGGCTACCAGGTCGACAGGGAGGTGCTGAACGAGGAGATCGTGGAGGACCTGGCTGAGAAGTCTGATGTCACCGTCCCATTCTCTCAGAAAGTCAGAGAGTCTATGAG gTGCTCTGGCCCCAGGGTGAAGAGCTGTGTGCTGGGCAGTGTTCCTGTGCTCTCCTGGCTGCCCCGCTACTCTCTCAGAGACAACGCCATCGGGGACCTGGTCTCTGGCATCAGTGTGGGCATCATGCACCTGCCACAGG gtaTGGCTTATGCCCTGCTGGCTGCAGTCCCTCCTGTGTTTGGTCTCTACTCCTCCTTCTACCCAATCCTCATCTACTTCCTCTTCGGAACCTCCAAGCACATCTCAGTGG gcACCTATGCAGTGATGAGTGTGATGATCGGGGGGGTGACGGAGAGGCTGGCGCCCGACTCTGACTTCATGGTCTGGAGCAACGTGACCAACGACAGCATGGTGGACGTGCTGGGGCGCGACGCGGAGCGGGTCAAGGTGGCTGCCGCCGTCACCTTCCTGTCGGGCCTCTTCCAG ataCTGCTGGGCCTGGTCCAGTTTGGCTTCGTGGTGACCTACCTGTCCGAGCCTCTGGTGAGAGGCTACACCACCGCAGCAGCCATCCACGTCATCGTCTCCCAGCTCAAGTACACGTTTGGAATCAGTCCTGGACGCTATAGCGGACCACTCGCCCTCatctgg ACGGTGTTCGATTTGTGCTCCCTGTTACCAGAGACCAACATAGGCACGTTGGTGGTGAGCATCGTGACCATTATAAGTCTCATTCTCGCCAAGGAGCTCAACACCTACCTGGGCCCCAAACTACCTGTCCCGATCCCTGTGGAGCTGCTGGGG ATCATTATCGCCACTGTGGTCTCCTGGCAAGTGAACTTGAAGGAGAAATACGGAGTGCAGGTGGTGGGCGTGATCCCCTCTgg cctccagcccccagtgcTGCCCACCGCCTCGCTGTTTGGTCAGGTGATCGGGGACGCGTTTGCTCTGGCTGTGGTGGGCTACGGCATTGCCATCTCTCTCGGGCGCATCTTCGCCCTCAAATACGGATACAAAGTGGACAGCAACCAG GAGCTGATAGCTTTGGGTCTCAGCAACACCGTCGGAGGGGTGTTCCAGTGCTTCGCCATCAGCTGCTCCATGTCTCGCACCATGGTCCAGGAGAGCACAGGAGGGAAGACACAG GTGGCTAGTGCTCTCTCAGCGATGGTGATTCTGGTTATCACATTGTGGATTGGGTCCCTCTTTGAAGAGCTACCCAAG GCAGTGCTGGCAGCCATCATCTATGTCAACCTGCAAGGAATGATGAAACAGTTCATGGACATCCCAATGCTTTGGAGAAGCAACAGAGTGGacatg ATGGTGTGGGTGGCAACCTTGGTTTTGACGGTGTTGCTCAACCCTGACATTGGTTTGGCTGCCTCCATAGCCTTCTCCATACTCACAGTCATCTTCAGGACCCAACT ACCAAAGTATTCGCTCCTTGGCCAGGTTCCTGAGACTGACATCTACAGGCCAGTGGATGAATTTAACCAG GTGAAGGAGGTGCCAGGTATAGTCATTTTCCGTTCATCTGCCACCCTCTACTTTGCCAACGCGGAAATGTACATGGATGCCCTGGCAGAAAAG ACGGGGATAGATATCACCAGGATGTTGTCAATCAAGCAGAAGCAGGAAGCTAAGAGGCtgaggaaagagaagaaggaggcCAAGAAAGCCAAGAAGGCTGCCAAGAAAAATGCCCAGCACCTG GGGGCGCCAGAGCATCCTGAGAGGGAGGACACGGAGGACGATATGGAGCACAAAGATGTTGCTACAGTGGAGACCGGAGAGCACCCAGACTCCTCCATCCCTGAGGCCATCATCCTGGACCTCAGTCCTGTCAACTTCCTGGATACGGTTGGCGTTAAGACGCTACGCAAT ATCAGGAAGGACTACAGTGAGATCGGCATCCACGTGGTCCTATCAGGATGTCAGA CCGGGGTAGTGGGGAACCTGGAGGCCGGAGGATACTTCAACGAGAAAGTGACCAAGGCCTGCCTGTTCTCCTCCATCCACGACGCCGTGCTCCACTGCCAGAGCTGCAAGGCAAACACCGGCCCCGTCGACGAG GAGATGGCAGCAACTCACTTCTGA
- the LOC134018419 gene encoding solute carrier family 26 member 6-like isoform X1 produces MEARRRVGYQVDREVLNEEIVEDLAEKSDVTVPFSQKVRESMRCSGPRVKSCVLGSVPVLSWLPRYSLRDNAIGDLVSGISVGIMHLPQGMAYALLAAVPPVFGLYSSFYPILIYFLFGTSKHISVGTYAVMSVMIGGVTERLAPDSDFMVWSNVTNDSMVDVLGRDAERVKVAAAVTFLSGLFQILLGLVQFGFVVTYLSEPLVRGYTTAAAIHVIVSQLKYTFGISPGRYSGPLALIWTVFDLCSLLPETNIGTLVVSIVTIISLILAKELNTYLGPKLPVPIPVELLGIIIATVVSWQVNLKEKYGVQVVGVIPSGLQPPVLPTASLFGQVIGDAFALAVVGYGIAISLGRIFALKYGYKVDSNQELIALGLSNTVGGVFQCFAISCSMSRTMVQESTGGKTQVASALSAMVILVITLWIGSLFEELPKAVLAAIIYVNLQGMMKQFMDIPMLWRSNRVDMMVWVATLVLTVLLNPDIGLAASIAFSILTVIFRTQLPKYSLLGQVPETDIYRPVDEFNQVKEVPGIVIFRSSATLYFANAEMYMDALAEKTGIDITRMLSIKQKQEAKRLRKEKKEAKKAKKAAKKNAQHLKGAPEHPEREDTEDDMEHKDVATVETGEHPDSSIPEAIILDLSPVNFLDTVGVKTLRNIRKDYSEIGIHVVLSGCQTGVVGNLEAGGYFNEKVTKACLFSSIHDAVLHCQSCKANTGPVDEEMAATHF; encoded by the exons ATGGAGGCCAGGAGGCGTGTGGGCTACCAGGTCGACAGGGAGGTGCTGAACGAGGAGATCGTGGAGGACCTGGCTGAGAAGTCTGATGTCACCGTCCCATTCTCTCAGAAAGTCAGAGAGTCTATGAG gTGCTCTGGCCCCAGGGTGAAGAGCTGTGTGCTGGGCAGTGTTCCTGTGCTCTCCTGGCTGCCCCGCTACTCTCTCAGAGACAACGCCATCGGGGACCTGGTCTCTGGCATCAGTGTGGGCATCATGCACCTGCCACAGG gtaTGGCTTATGCCCTGCTGGCTGCAGTCCCTCCTGTGTTTGGTCTCTACTCCTCCTTCTACCCAATCCTCATCTACTTCCTCTTCGGAACCTCCAAGCACATCTCAGTGG gcACCTATGCAGTGATGAGTGTGATGATCGGGGGGGTGACGGAGAGGCTGGCGCCCGACTCTGACTTCATGGTCTGGAGCAACGTGACCAACGACAGCATGGTGGACGTGCTGGGGCGCGACGCGGAGCGGGTCAAGGTGGCTGCCGCCGTCACCTTCCTGTCGGGCCTCTTCCAG ataCTGCTGGGCCTGGTCCAGTTTGGCTTCGTGGTGACCTACCTGTCCGAGCCTCTGGTGAGAGGCTACACCACCGCAGCAGCCATCCACGTCATCGTCTCCCAGCTCAAGTACACGTTTGGAATCAGTCCTGGACGCTATAGCGGACCACTCGCCCTCatctgg ACGGTGTTCGATTTGTGCTCCCTGTTACCAGAGACCAACATAGGCACGTTGGTGGTGAGCATCGTGACCATTATAAGTCTCATTCTCGCCAAGGAGCTCAACACCTACCTGGGCCCCAAACTACCTGTCCCGATCCCTGTGGAGCTGCTGGGG ATCATTATCGCCACTGTGGTCTCCTGGCAAGTGAACTTGAAGGAGAAATACGGAGTGCAGGTGGTGGGCGTGATCCCCTCTgg cctccagcccccagtgcTGCCCACCGCCTCGCTGTTTGGTCAGGTGATCGGGGACGCGTTTGCTCTGGCTGTGGTGGGCTACGGCATTGCCATCTCTCTCGGGCGCATCTTCGCCCTCAAATACGGATACAAAGTGGACAGCAACCAG GAGCTGATAGCTTTGGGTCTCAGCAACACCGTCGGAGGGGTGTTCCAGTGCTTCGCCATCAGCTGCTCCATGTCTCGCACCATGGTCCAGGAGAGCACAGGAGGGAAGACACAG GTGGCTAGTGCTCTCTCAGCGATGGTGATTCTGGTTATCACATTGTGGATTGGGTCCCTCTTTGAAGAGCTACCCAAG GCAGTGCTGGCAGCCATCATCTATGTCAACCTGCAAGGAATGATGAAACAGTTCATGGACATCCCAATGCTTTGGAGAAGCAACAGAGTGGacatg ATGGTGTGGGTGGCAACCTTGGTTTTGACGGTGTTGCTCAACCCTGACATTGGTTTGGCTGCCTCCATAGCCTTCTCCATACTCACAGTCATCTTCAGGACCCAACT ACCAAAGTATTCGCTCCTTGGCCAGGTTCCTGAGACTGACATCTACAGGCCAGTGGATGAATTTAACCAG GTGAAGGAGGTGCCAGGTATAGTCATTTTCCGTTCATCTGCCACCCTCTACTTTGCCAACGCGGAAATGTACATGGATGCCCTGGCAGAAAAG ACGGGGATAGATATCACCAGGATGTTGTCAATCAAGCAGAAGCAGGAAGCTAAGAGGCtgaggaaagagaagaaggaggcCAAGAAAGCCAAGAAGGCTGCCAAGAAAAATGCCCAGCACCTG AAGGGGGCGCCAGAGCATCCTGAGAGGGAGGACACGGAGGACGATATGGAGCACAAAGATGTTGCTACAGTGGAGACCGGAGAGCACCCAGACTCCTCCATCCCTGAGGCCATCATCCTGGACCTCAGTCCTGTCAACTTCCTGGATACGGTTGGCGTTAAGACGCTACGCAAT ATCAGGAAGGACTACAGTGAGATCGGCATCCACGTGGTCCTATCAGGATGTCAGA CCGGGGTAGTGGGGAACCTGGAGGCCGGAGGATACTTCAACGAGAAAGTGACCAAGGCCTGCCTGTTCTCCTCCATCCACGACGCCGTGCTCCACTGCCAGAGCTGCAAGGCAAACACCGGCCCCGTCGACGAG GAGATGGCAGCAACTCACTTCTGA